Sequence from the Pseudophaeobacter arcticus DSM 23566 genome:
CAATGTGGGGCGGCATGACATTGCGCACTTGATCTCGTAGCCGCAGCTGACCGCTGGTCAGTCGGAAAGCCATCTCGACACTCTTTCTTTGTTGGTCCCCTTGGGGGCAGTACACTCGGGCGTTCTGGCTTAGCTCTGTTTGCCCGACGCCCGTTCCATGTCTCGGATCATGCGTCTTGCTTCATCGCCCTCTGGAATGGGCCGTCCGCTGTCGCGCCATTCGATCGCTGCCTTGAAGCCTTCGCTCTGGGCGTATCTTCTGAACCACAGCCCTTCGGGATTGTGGCGGGTTATCCCGTCAAAAACCGTGGCGCTCATTTGTGCTTGCTCAAGGCCCTGCGCCAGCATCACCTGATTGACGACAATTTTATGCATTGCGAGGTGTCCCCGAGGCACGCCAGCGATGCGCTTGGCCAGCCTCATCGTCTCGCTTTCCAGCTCCTCGACAGGGCAGCTCAGATTTGCAAGCCCCCAGTCTGCGGCCTGAGTTCCGGTGATCATGTTGCCGGTAAACATCATCTGTTTTGCGCGTGCCGGCCCCAGACGGAAGGTCCACATTGCGGTCGTGGGGCAGCCCCAGACCCGTGTGGGCATGTAACCGATCCGCGCGTCATCAGCCATGACGAGCAAATCGCAGCACAGCGCGATATCGCTGCCACCCGCCACAGCTGCACCATGAACCTTCGCAATAGTCGGCTTGGTGCAACGCCATAAGCTCATGAAGTTTTCCGTGTTTCTTTTCATGGCCCGATAATCGACCATCGGGTCCCAAGGATCACTTTCCTGCTGGCAGGGGTGCTCGATATCACTTTCGGCGTAGTCCACGAGATCATATCCGCCGCAGAACCCCTTACCGGCACCCTCAAGGACGATGACATGGACCTCGTCGTTGTCCTCGGCCCATTCGACAGCAGTGCGCAGCTCCCCCGGCAGATCGTCGTTGATGGCGTTAAATCGCTCTGGCCGGTTCAAGACGAGGCGCGCGATGCTTGGCGTATCGGCGTCCTGCGAAATTGTGAGCGTGCTGAAGTCTGGCATTGTTTGATCTCCTCTTCCTTATGCCTCCGTATACTGGATCTGTGCTTCACAGTCAAAGCTGACTGTGAAAAACTTGGGCGGCACATAATTCAGATTGACCTGAGCCTGCCTGCGCCCCCTTTATGGAGGGCCGGTTGGGCACCGTGAGTGGATTGGCGGGCGTTCCTGCGGATCCATAATCCGCCACGCTGCACCAGCCGCAGGGAAATTGCTTGGACTATCCGACAATCCCAACATGTCCCAATGAGCGTCTGCGCGATTGGCAGAGCCATGATCTATGGTTTTTCCTAAAAACTAGAAATCGAGCCGCCATACTCATCCGTGATTTTTGCTGATGACTACCGACTGTCTCCAGAGCTGACAAACTGTGCGGATGCCAAACTTGCATGGAGATCGCATCACGCGACTTGCGGATTTTCAGGCTTCTTACGACCGCAATCCTCTTGCGTGTGAAATGATCCTAAAGTGGCTCGATATCGCTAGACGACAAATGCCTCGTAGCCGCGAAATCTGAAACTAGATCTCTTTCATTCACGGTTCCCAAAGCGTCAAGTGAGGGCGTGCCGACATGGTGCTGAGGGATGGTACTCCGTGCAGATCCAATGCGCAGAACACCAGTGAAAACAGAGTGGTACAACAATCTGGCAAGCCATCGTCGTTCGCTAGCGAGTTAAATCGTTCGCCCGTGGAAAAATGACACTGCGTTGTGTTAGCACGCGATCCTCAACCAACCAAAATATACACTTTTGATTGGTTGAGGCATTACAGCTTGCTGTCAGCCTTATGACTCGACAGTTCTTTGGTTCGTTGTAATTAGAACGGGATCTCGTCGTCGTCGATGTTGTGCGAGGGGCCGCTGCTGCCGCCACCAAAGCCGCCACCCTGCTGCGCACCGCTGTCGTAGCCACCGCCACCGCCATAACCGCTGTCCTGGCCGCCGCCGTAGCTGGCGCCGCCACCGCCGCCTGCGCCACCACCTTCGCCACGCCCGTCGAGCATTGTCAGTGTCGAGCCAAAGCCCTGCAACACCACTTCGGTGGAATAGCGGTCATTGCCGCTTTGATCCTGCCATTTGCGGGTTTGCAGCTGACCCTCGATATAGACTTTGGAGCCTTTGCGCAGGTATTGCTCGGCGACGCGGACAAGGCCCTCGTTGAAGATCGCAACCGAATGCCATTCGGTACGCTCGCGGCGCTCACCAGTGTTGCGATCTTTCCAGTTTTCCGAGGTTGCAATGCGCAGATTGCAGACTTTGCCACCGTTCTGAAACGACCGCACTTCCGGGTCGCGCCCCAGGTTACCGATGAGGATGACTTTGTTGACTGAGCCGGCCATAGGGGTCCGTCCTTATTCTTTTCTTAGGTTGTGTTACGCGCGGGAGAGGGGGCTTGCCGAATCCCAACCGCTGGGTTGCAGCTACAGTATAGACCTGGGCGCGGCTAGGAAAGCTCTCCTCTGGCCGCATTGCTCTTGGACATTTGAGGAGAGGGTAGGGGGGCTCTGTTACGGGTGGTTTTGGGTGAATTTGCCCCTGCATTTTGTCCCGTGTGAACCTGTTTGCTTTCATTTGATGAAAATCCGGCTATAATCCGGCCTGAACTCAGCAGGGCAACAAGATGATAAGCGGGATGCGGTCACTGACATTTGGGGTTTTTAGTGCCGGTCTTGGCCTTGGTTTCACCTGTGCCACACTGGCGCAGGCGGATATGTTCAGCACCAAAAGCAGGCGTG
This genomic interval carries:
- a CDS encoding crotonase/enoyl-CoA hydratase family protein, which encodes MPDFSTLTISQDADTPSIARLVLNRPERFNAINDDLPGELRTAVEWAEDNDEVHVIVLEGAGKGFCGGYDLVDYAESDIEHPCQQESDPWDPMVDYRAMKRNTENFMSLWRCTKPTIAKVHGAAVAGGSDIALCCDLLVMADDARIGYMPTRVWGCPTTAMWTFRLGPARAKQMMFTGNMITGTQAADWGLANLSCPVEELESETMRLAKRIAGVPRGHLAMHKIVVNQVMLAQGLEQAQMSATVFDGITRHNPEGLWFRRYAQSEGFKAAIEWRDSGRPIPEGDEARRMIRDMERASGKQS
- the ssb gene encoding single-stranded DNA-binding protein, producing MAGSVNKVILIGNLGRDPEVRSFQNGGKVCNLRIATSENWKDRNTGERRERTEWHSVAIFNEGLVRVAEQYLRKGSKVYIEGQLQTRKWQDQSGNDRYSTEVVLQGFGSTLTMLDGRGEGGGAGGGGGASYGGGQDSGYGGGGGYDSGAQQGGGFGGGSSGPSHNIDDDEIPF